The Microbacterium sp. LWH7-1.2 genome window below encodes:
- the map gene encoding type I methionyl aminopeptidase, producing the protein MSLRRSIYKSPAQLRAMVEPGLITAAALDAARSLIAPGVTTAELDAAASALITGRGAKSNFQMVRGYRHTICASVNEEVVHGIPGDRVLAPGDILSVDAGAEYKGWNGDSAFTFVLPDDSRPEVVAARQHLSDVTEGSLWAGIAALATAKHIGEVGTAIEEYIEANSPRSSDGTAGTYGILREYVGHGIGRKMHESPSVFNYRVADPGPEVRPGLVLAIEPMVVIGDQATFVEDDGWTVSTIDGTAGSHWEHSVAVHEDGIWVLTAPDGGAAGLAPFGVTPREIA; encoded by the coding sequence GTGTCGCTCCGCCGTTCGATCTACAAGTCGCCCGCCCAGCTGCGTGCGATGGTGGAGCCCGGGCTCATCACGGCCGCGGCGCTCGACGCGGCTCGCAGCCTGATCGCTCCGGGTGTGACGACGGCGGAGCTGGATGCCGCAGCATCCGCCCTCATCACCGGCCGGGGCGCGAAGTCCAACTTCCAGATGGTGCGCGGGTACCGCCACACCATCTGCGCCTCGGTCAACGAGGAGGTCGTGCACGGCATCCCCGGCGACCGGGTGCTCGCGCCCGGCGACATCCTGTCGGTCGATGCCGGCGCCGAGTACAAGGGCTGGAACGGGGACTCAGCGTTCACGTTCGTCCTGCCGGACGACAGCCGCCCCGAGGTCGTCGCTGCGCGGCAGCACCTCTCGGACGTGACCGAGGGGTCGCTGTGGGCCGGCATCGCCGCGCTCGCGACCGCGAAGCACATCGGCGAGGTCGGCACGGCTATCGAGGAGTACATCGAAGCCAACTCGCCGCGCTCTTCGGACGGAACTGCCGGAACCTACGGCATCCTTCGCGAGTACGTCGGTCACGGCATCGGCCGCAAGATGCACGAGTCGCCGTCGGTGTTCAACTACCGTGTCGCCGACCCGGGACCGGAGGTGCGTCCGGGTCTCGTGCTCGCCATCGAGCCCATGGTCGTGATCGGCGACCAGGCCACGTTCGTCGAGGACGACGGATGGACGGTCTCCACGATCGACGGCACCGCCGGCTCCCACTGGGAGCACAGCGTCGCCGTTCACGAAGACGGAATCTGGGTGCTCACGGCACCCGACGGCGGTGCCGCGGGTCTTGCGCCCTTCGGCGTGACCCCGCGCGAGATCGCCTAG
- a CDS encoding adenylate kinase has product MTRLLIVGPQGSGKGTQGIRIAEAFGVPAISTGDVFRAAVADESELGSQVKAIIEAGDLVPDELTSAVVRERLSQPDAEGGFLLDGYPRNVAQVMHLDEFLEGRDEELDAVILLDVPREESISRIAGRAAEQGRTDDTEEVIANRLAIYERETAPILGVYEARDLVVSIDGVGTLDEITERIVSALEARGLVRVPVA; this is encoded by the coding sequence ATGACGCGACTTCTGATCGTCGGCCCCCAGGGTTCGGGCAAGGGAACGCAGGGCATCCGCATCGCCGAGGCGTTCGGCGTCCCGGCCATCTCGACGGGCGACGTGTTCCGCGCCGCCGTCGCGGACGAATCGGAGCTCGGCAGCCAGGTCAAGGCCATCATCGAGGCGGGCGACCTGGTCCCCGACGAGCTGACGAGTGCCGTCGTGCGCGAGCGCCTGTCGCAGCCGGACGCCGAGGGAGGGTTCCTGCTCGACGGCTACCCCCGCAACGTGGCCCAGGTCATGCACCTCGACGAGTTCCTCGAGGGACGCGACGAGGAGCTCGACGCCGTGATCCTGCTCGACGTGCCGCGCGAGGAGAGCATCTCGCGCATCGCGGGCCGTGCCGCCGAGCAGGGCCGCACCGATGACACCGAAGAGGTCATCGCGAACCGCCTGGCGATCTACGAGCGCGAGACCGCGCCGATCCTCGGCGTGTACGAGGCGCGCGATCTCGTCGTGAGCATCGACGGCGTGGGCACGCTCGACGAGATCACCGAGCGGATCGTGTCCGCGCTCGAGGCTCGCGGGCTCGTCCGCGTCCCCGTCGCCTGA
- the secY gene encoding preprotein translocase subunit SecY yields the protein MFSAIARIFRTPDLRRKIAFTLAIIALYRFGAHVPAPFVDFPNVQSCLRQSAGTEGLLSLVNLFSGGALLQLSIFALGVMPYITATIIVQLLRVVIPHFETLYKEGQAGQAKLTQYTRYLTIALALLQSTTLVTVARSGQLFGTTGVPECENLLTNDVWWAQLLMIITMTAGTGLIMWFAELVTERGIGNGMSLLIFTSIAAAFPASMWAIWQSKGFEVFLLVLAVGIVVVALVVFVEQSQRRIPVQYAKRMVGRRTYGGTNTYIPIKVNMAGVVPVIFASSLLYIPALIAQFNQPQAGQDVPAWVAWIQLYLVRGDHPLYMALYFLLIVGFTYFYVAITFNPVEVADNMKKYGGFIPGIRAGRPTAEYLDYVLTRITLPGSIYLGLIALLPLIALATVGANQNFPFGGASILIIVGVGLETVKQIDAQLQQRHYEGLLR from the coding sequence TTGTTCAGCGCCATCGCGCGGATCTTCCGCACTCCCGACCTTCGTCGGAAGATCGCATTCACCCTGGCGATCATCGCCCTGTACCGCTTCGGCGCGCACGTCCCTGCGCCGTTCGTCGACTTCCCGAACGTGCAGTCGTGTCTGCGGCAGTCCGCGGGCACCGAGGGCCTCCTCTCGCTGGTGAATCTCTTCTCCGGCGGCGCCCTGCTGCAGCTGTCGATCTTCGCCCTCGGCGTCATGCCGTACATCACGGCGACGATCATCGTGCAGCTGCTGCGCGTCGTCATCCCGCACTTCGAGACCCTCTACAAGGAGGGCCAGGCGGGCCAGGCCAAGCTCACGCAGTACACGCGCTACCTCACGATCGCGCTCGCGCTCCTGCAGTCGACGACCCTCGTCACCGTTGCGCGCAGCGGCCAGCTCTTCGGGACCACCGGTGTTCCCGAGTGCGAGAACCTCCTCACGAACGACGTGTGGTGGGCGCAGCTGCTCATGATCATCACGATGACCGCCGGCACGGGCCTCATCATGTGGTTCGCCGAGCTCGTCACCGAGCGGGGCATCGGCAACGGCATGTCGCTGCTGATCTTCACCTCGATCGCCGCCGCGTTCCCCGCCTCGATGTGGGCGATCTGGCAGTCCAAGGGCTTCGAGGTCTTCCTGCTCGTGCTCGCGGTCGGCATCGTCGTCGTCGCGCTCGTCGTCTTCGTCGAGCAGTCGCAGCGCCGCATCCCCGTGCAGTACGCCAAGCGCATGGTCGGCCGCCGCACCTACGGCGGCACGAACACCTACATCCCGATCAAGGTCAATATGGCCGGCGTCGTGCCCGTCATCTTCGCCTCGTCGCTGTTGTACATCCCGGCGCTCATCGCGCAGTTCAACCAGCCGCAGGCCGGCCAGGATGTCCCGGCCTGGGTGGCGTGGATCCAGCTCTACCTGGTGCGCGGCGACCACCCGCTGTACATGGCGCTGTACTTCCTCCTCATCGTCGGCTTCACGTACTTCTACGTCGCGATCACGTTCAACCCCGTCGAGGTCGCCGACAACATGAAGAAGTACGGCGGGTTCATCCCCGGCATCCGTGCGGGTCGTCCGACGGCGGAGTACCTGGACTACGTGCTCACGCGCATCACCCTCCCGGGCTCGATCTACCTCGGTCTGATCGCGCTCCTGCCGCTCATCGCCCTCGCGACGGTCGGCGCCAACCAGAACTTCCCGTTCGGCGGCGCCTCGATCCTGATCATCGTCGGCGTGGGTCTCGAGACGGTGAAGCAGATCGACGCGCAGCTCCAGCAGCGCCACTACGAAGGGCTCCTCCGATGA
- the rplO gene encoding 50S ribosomal protein L15, which yields MAEKNDAVEAEKAPKKAAAPKAAAEKKAPAKAAAAKADKAEKAPAKKAAAKKDAPASRPGVLKVHHLRPVPGSNQAKTRVGRGEGSKGKTAGRGTKGTKARYQVKVGFEGGQMPLHMRTPKLRGFKNPFRVEYQVVNLDKLAELYPAGGDVTIGDLVAKGAVRKNEKVKVLGTGDISVKLNVSVDKVSASAEQKIVAAGGAVK from the coding sequence ATGGCTGAGAAGAACGACGCCGTCGAGGCCGAGAAGGCCCCGAAGAAGGCTGCTGCTCCCAAGGCTGCCGCCGAGAAGAAGGCGCCCGCCAAGGCTGCCGCCGCCAAGGCCGACAAGGCTGAGAAGGCGCCCGCCAAGAAGGCCGCCGCCAAGAAGGACGCCCCGGCTTCGCGCCCGGGCGTGCTCAAGGTGCACCACCTGCGTCCGGTCCCGGGCTCGAACCAGGCCAAGACCCGCGTGGGTCGCGGTGAGGGCTCCAAGGGCAAGACGGCGGGTCGCGGTACCAAGGGTACGAAGGCCCGCTACCAGGTCAAGGTCGGCTTCGAGGGTGGGCAGATGCCGCTGCACATGCGCACCCCGAAGCTCCGCGGCTTCAAGAACCCGTTCCGCGTGGAGTACCAGGTCGTGAACCTGGACAAGCTCGCGGAGCTGTACCCGGCCGGTGGCGACGTCACCATCGGCGACCTGGTCGCCAAGGGTGCAGTGCGCAAGAACGAGAAGGTCAAGGTGCTCGGCACCGGCGACATCTCGGTGAAGCTCAACGTGTCGGTCGACAAGGTCTCGGCTTCCGCCGAGCAGAAGATCGTCGCCGCGGGCGGCGCCGTCAAGTAA
- the rpmD gene encoding 50S ribosomal protein L30, which yields MAARLKVTQVKSKVSEKQNQRDTLRSLGLKRIGDSVVRPDDAQTRGYVRTVAHLVKVEEID from the coding sequence ATGGCTGCGCGCCTGAAGGTTACGCAGGTCAAGTCCAAGGTGAGCGAGAAGCAGAACCAGCGTGACACGCTGCGTTCGCTCGGTCTGAAGCGGATCGGCGACTCGGTCGTCCGTCCCGACGACGCGCAGACGCGCGGCTACGTCCGGACCGTCGCGCACCTCGTGAAGGTTGAGGAGATCGACTGA
- the rpsE gene encoding 30S ribosomal protein S5, whose protein sequence is MSDNKENIVTEQAAAEAPADAAATAPAEREREPRRGGRERNQTRGDRGGRDRNESQFLERVVTINRVSKVVKGGRRFSFTALVVVGDGNGVVGVGYGKAREVPLAISKGVEEAKRNFFRVPRVGSTIPHPVQGEAAAGVVLLRPAAAGTGVIAGGPVRAVLECAGIHDVLSKSLGSSNTINIVHATVEALKQLEEPRAVAARRGLDFDQVAPARLVRAEAEAAEAARAAKAGV, encoded by the coding sequence GTGAGTGACAACAAGGAGAACATCGTGACCGAGCAGGCTGCAGCCGAGGCTCCGGCCGACGCCGCCGCGACGGCTCCCGCCGAGCGCGAGCGCGAGCCGCGCCGCGGTGGGCGCGAGCGCAACCAGACCCGCGGTGACCGCGGTGGTCGCGATCGCAACGAGAGCCAGTTCCTCGAGCGTGTCGTCACCATCAACCGCGTGTCGAAGGTCGTCAAGGGTGGTCGTCGCTTCAGCTTCACCGCGCTCGTCGTCGTCGGCGACGGCAACGGTGTGGTCGGCGTCGGCTACGGCAAGGCCCGCGAGGTGCCCCTGGCGATCTCGAAGGGTGTCGAAGAGGCCAAGCGCAACTTCTTCCGCGTGCCGCGCGTCGGCTCGACCATCCCGCACCCCGTGCAGGGTGAGGCCGCTGCCGGTGTGGTGCTGCTGCGCCCCGCCGCCGCCGGTACCGGTGTCATCGCCGGTGGCCCGGTGCGCGCCGTCCTCGAGTGCGCCGGCATCCACGACGTGCTGTCGAAGTCGCTCGGCTCGTCGAACACGATCAACATCGTCCACGCGACGGTGGAGGCCCTGAAGCAGCTCGAGGAGCCCCGCGCGGTCGCCGCGCGTCGCGGTCTCGACTTCGACCAGGTCGCCCCCGCCCGTCTCGTCCGTGCCGAGGCCGAGGCGGCCGAGGCCGCCCGTGCTGCGAAGGCAGGTGTCTGA
- the rplR gene encoding 50S ribosomal protein L18, with amino-acid sequence MAVKSKSDARARRHARLRKKVVGTTERPRLVVTRSSRHVFVQLVDDSKGHTVASASTLETDLRASDADKTAKARKVGELLAERAKAAGVSDVVFDRGGNRYAGRVAAIADGAREGGLNL; translated from the coding sequence ATGGCTGTGAAGTCGAAGTCCGACGCGCGCGCGCGTCGTCACGCCCGCCTTCGCAAGAAGGTCGTCGGCACCACCGAGCGTCCCCGCCTGGTCGTCACGCGTTCGTCGCGTCACGTGTTCGTGCAGCTCGTCGACGACAGCAAGGGCCACACCGTGGCCTCTGCCTCGACCCTCGAGACCGACCTGCGTGCGTCCGACGCTGACAAGACCGCCAAGGCCCGCAAGGTCGGCGAGCTTCTCGCCGAGCGCGCGAAGGCCGCCGGCGTCTCGGACGTCGTGTTCGACCGTGGCGGCAACCGCTACGCCGGCCGTGTCGCGGCGATCGCCGACGGCGCCCGCGAGGGAGGTCTGAACCTGTGA
- the rplF gene encoding 50S ribosomal protein L6, whose protein sequence is MSRIGRLPIDIPAGVTVSVEGQDVAVKGPKGELTLTVARPIEVKVEDSQVVVTRPDDERASRSLHGLTRTLINNNIIGVTQGYTKGLEVVGTGYRVAQKGTAVEFALGFSHPVLVEAPAGITLTVEGNNKLTVSGIDKQAVGEAAANIRKIRKPEPYKGKGVRYAGEVVRRKAGKAGK, encoded by the coding sequence ATGTCGCGTATCGGTCGTCTTCCGATCGACATCCCCGCCGGCGTGACCGTTTCGGTCGAGGGCCAGGATGTCGCCGTCAAGGGCCCCAAGGGCGAGCTCACGCTCACCGTGGCCCGTCCCATCGAAGTCAAGGTCGAGGACAGCCAGGTCGTCGTGACCCGTCCCGACGACGAGCGCGCTTCGCGTTCGCTGCACGGCCTGACCCGCACGCTCATCAACAACAACATCATCGGTGTCACCCAGGGCTACACCAAGGGTCTCGAGGTCGTCGGCACGGGTTACCGCGTCGCGCAGAAGGGCACGGCGGTCGAGTTCGCTCTCGGCTTCTCGCACCCCGTCCTCGTCGAGGCGCCCGCGGGCATCACCCTGACCGTCGAGGGCAACAACAAGCTCACGGTCTCGGGCATCGACAAGCAGGCCGTCGGCGAGGCCGCGGCCAACATCCGCAAGATCCGCAAGCCCGAGCCGTACAAGGGCAAGGGTGTGCGCTACGCCGGCGAGGTCGTTCGGCGCAAGGCCGGAAAGGCTGGTAAGTAA
- the rpsH gene encoding 30S ribosomal protein S8: MTMTDPVADMLTRLRNANSAHHDSVSLPSSKLKTHIAEILKQEGYISAWEVSDARVGSTLTLTLKYGPNRERSIAGIKRVSKPGLRVYAKSTEIPRVLGGLGVAILSTSSGLLTDRQAEQKGVGGEVLAYVW; the protein is encoded by the coding sequence ATGACAATGACAGACCCGGTCGCAGACATGCTGACCCGTCTGCGCAACGCGAATTCGGCGCACCACGACTCCGTGTCGCTGCCGAGCTCCAAGCTCAAGACCCACATCGCCGAGATCCTCAAGCAGGAGGGTTACATCTCCGCGTGGGAGGTCAGCGACGCCCGCGTCGGCTCGACCCTCACCCTGACGCTGAAGTACGGCCCGAACCGCGAGCGGTCGATCGCCGGCATCAAGCGCGTCTCGAAGCCCGGCCTCCGCGTGTACGCGAAGTCGACCGAGATCCCTCGCGTCCTCGGCGGCCTCGGCGTCGCGATCCTGTCCACCTCCTCTGGCCTCCTCACGGACCGCCAGGCAGAGCAGAAGGGCGTGGGTGGGGAAGTCCTCGCCTACGTGTGGTGA
- the rplE gene encoding 50S ribosomal protein L5, protein MSTAIDSAAGPAAEGSLSARVQPRLKQKYNAEIKKALQDEFGYENVMQIPGLVKVVVNTGVGEAARDSKVIDGAVDDLTKITGQKPVVTKARKSIAQFKLREGQAIGAHVTLRGDRAWEFVDRLVNLALPRIRDFRGLSGAQFDGHGNYTFGLQEQSVFHEINQDKIDRVRGFDITIVTTAKTDAEGRALLRALGFPFKSDDAQA, encoded by the coding sequence ATGAGCACCGCTATTGACAGCGCGGCTGGCCCTGCGGCCGAAGGCTCGCTTTCGGCACGAGTCCAGCCCCGCCTGAAGCAGAAGTACAACGCCGAGATCAAGAAGGCGCTGCAGGACGAGTTCGGCTACGAGAACGTCATGCAGATCCCCGGCCTGGTCAAGGTCGTCGTGAACACCGGTGTCGGCGAGGCAGCTCGCGACAGCAAGGTGATCGATGGCGCGGTCGACGACCTCACCAAGATCACCGGTCAGAAGCCGGTCGTGACGAAGGCCCGCAAGTCCATCGCGCAGTTCAAGCTGCGCGAGGGCCAGGCCATCGGCGCGCACGTCACCCTCCGCGGCGACCGCGCGTGGGAGTTCGTCGACCGTCTCGTCAACCTGGCGCTGCCCCGCATCCGCGACTTCCGCGGCCTCTCGGGCGCCCAGTTCGACGGTCACGGCAACTACACCTTCGGTCTCCAGGAGCAGTCCGTGTTCCACGAGATCAACCAGGACAAGATCGACCGCGTCCGCGGCTTCGACATCACCATCGTGACGACGGCGAAGACGGACGCCGAGGGCCGCGCGCTCCTGCGCGCCCTGGGCTTCCCGTTCAAGTCGGACGACGCGCAGGCGTAA
- the rplX gene encoding 50S ribosomal protein L24: MAKIKKGDLVQVITGKKQDKGGDRGKQGKVLEILAEQNRVIVEGVNYVTKHNRVGQSQRGTKTGGIETMEAPIHISNVQVVDPSTKKPTRVGHRVEEQTKDGVKRTVRVRYAKKSGKDL, from the coding sequence ATGGCCAAGATCAAGAAGGGTGACCTGGTTCAGGTCATCACGGGCAAGAAGCAGGACAAGGGCGGCGACCGCGGCAAGCAGGGCAAGGTCCTCGAGATCCTCGCCGAGCAGAACCGCGTCATCGTCGAGGGCGTGAACTACGTCACGAAGCACAACCGTGTCGGTCAGTCGCAGCGCGGCACCAAGACGGGCGGCATCGAGACGATGGAAGCCCCCATCCACATCTCCAACGTCCAGGTCGTCGACCCCTCGACCAAGAAGCCGACCCGCGTCGGCCACCGTGTCGAGGAGCAGACCAAGGACGGCGTGAAGCGCACCGTCCGCGTGCGCTACGCGAAGAAGTCAGGCAAGGACCTCTGA
- the rplN gene encoding 50S ribosomal protein L14: MIQNESRLKVADNTGAKELLTIRVLGGSNRRYAGLGDIIVATVKDAIPGGNVKKGDVVKAVVVRTVKSTRRPDGSYIKFDENAAVILKNDGEPRGTRIFGPVGRELRDKKFMKIVSLAPEVI, from the coding sequence GTGATTCAGAACGAGTCCCGCCTCAAGGTCGCCGACAACACGGGCGCCAAGGAGCTGCTCACCATCCGCGTGCTCGGTGGCTCGAACCGCCGTTACGCGGGCCTGGGTGACATCATCGTGGCCACCGTCAAGGACGCGATCCCGGGCGGCAACGTCAAGAAGGGCGACGTGGTCAAGGCCGTCGTCGTCCGCACCGTCAAGTCGACCCGTCGTCCCGACGGCTCGTACATCAAGTTCGACGAGAACGCCGCCGTCATCCTGAAGAACGACGGGGAGCCCCGCGGCACCCGCATCTTCGGACCGGTCGGTCGTGAGCTTCGCGACAAGAAGTTCATGAAGATCGTCTCTCTCGCACCGGAGGTGATCTGA
- the rpsQ gene encoding 30S ribosomal protein S17, whose amino-acid sequence MADKKQTAEAVEAKGHESSEHDVRDADARGYRKARRGYVVSDKMDKTIVVEVEDRVKHPLYGKVIRRTSKVKAHDETNSAGIGDLVLINETRPLSATKRWRLVEILEKAK is encoded by the coding sequence ATGGCTGACAAGAAGCAGACCGCCGAGGCGGTCGAGGCCAAGGGCCACGAGTCGTCCGAGCACGACGTCCGCGACGCCGACGCCCGCGGTTACCGCAAGGCCCGCCGTGGCTACGTCGTCAGCGACAAGATGGACAAGACCATCGTCGTCGAGGTCGAGGACCGCGTGAAGCACCCGCTCTACGGCAAGGTCATCCGCCGCACCTCCAAGGTGAAGGCGCACGACGAGACGAACTCCGCCGGCATCGGCGACCTCGTCCTCATCAACGAGACCCGCCCGCTCAGCGCCACCAAGCGCTGGCGTCTGGTCGAGATCCTGGAGAAGGCCAAGTGA
- the rpmC gene encoding 50S ribosomal protein L29 translates to MAIGTKTLAPSELDTFEDQRLVEELRKAKEELFNLRFQSATGQLESHGRIRAVKRDIARLYTVIRERELGIRATPAPLETATKAKKTKAKKSDEASEAAKEEAE, encoded by the coding sequence ATGGCGATCGGCACCAAGACGCTCGCTCCGAGCGAGCTCGACACGTTCGAAGACCAGCGCCTCGTCGAGGAGCTGCGCAAGGCCAAGGAAGAGCTGTTCAACCTGCGCTTCCAGTCGGCCACCGGCCAGCTCGAGAGCCACGGCCGCATCCGTGCGGTCAAGCGCGACATCGCGCGGCTCTACACCGTGATCCGTGAGCGCGAGCTCGGCATCCGTGCCACGCCCGCGCCGCTGGAGACCGCGACGAAGGCGAAGAAGACGAAGGCCAAGAAGTCGGATGAGGCTTCCGAGGCCGCGAAGGAAGAGGCCGAGTGA
- the rplP gene encoding 50S ribosomal protein L16 yields the protein MLIPRKVKYRKQHHPGRSGQATGGTKVSFGEFGIQALTPAYVTNRQIESARIAMTRHIKRGGKVWINIYPDRPLTKKPAETRMGSGKGSPEWWVANVKPGRVLFEVAGVNEELAREALTRAIHKLPLKARIIKREEGDA from the coding sequence ATGCTCATCCCCCGCAAGGTCAAGTACCGCAAGCAGCACCACCCCGGCCGCTCGGGCCAGGCCACCGGTGGCACCAAGGTGTCGTTCGGTGAGTTCGGCATCCAGGCCCTCACGCCCGCTTACGTGACGAACCGTCAGATCGAGTCCGCTCGTATCGCGATGACCCGTCACATCAAGCGTGGCGGCAAGGTGTGGATCAACATCTACCCCGACCGTCCGCTCACCAAGAAGCCGGCCGAGACCCGCATGGGTTCCGGTAAGGGTTCGCCCGAGTGGTGGGTCGCAAACGTCAAGCCGGGTCGCGTCCTCTTCGAGGTCGCCGGCGTCAACGAGGAACTCGCTCGTGAGGCCCTGACCCGTGCCATCCACAAGCTGCCTCTCAAGGCACGCATCATCAAGCGCGAGGAGGGCGACGCGTAA
- the rpsC gene encoding 30S ribosomal protein S3, producing MGQKVHPYGFRLGITTDHVSRWFSDSTKPGQRYADYVAEDIRIRKLLQTQLDRAGVSNIEIERTRDRVRVDIHTARPGIVIGRRGAEAERIRADLEKLTGKQIQLNILEVKNPEADAQLVAQGIAEQLTARVAFRRAMRKGLQGAQRAGAKGVRIQVSGRLGGAEMSRSEFYREGRVPLHTLRANIDYGFYEAKTTFGRIGVKVWIYKGDLTNKELAREQANAPKSDRRRDDRRGGPRGDRGERGGDRRNEAPVAEGASA from the coding sequence ATGGGACAGAAGGTCCACCCGTACGGCTTCCGCCTCGGCATCACGACCGACCACGTGTCGCGTTGGTTCTCGGACTCGACGAAGCCCGGCCAGCGTTACGCCGACTACGTCGCCGAGGACATCCGCATCCGCAAGCTCCTGCAGACCCAGCTCGACCGGGCCGGCGTGAGCAACATCGAGATCGAGCGCACCCGTGACCGCGTTCGCGTCGACATCCACACCGCCCGTCCGGGCATCGTGATCGGTCGCCGCGGCGCCGAGGCCGAGCGCATCCGCGCCGACCTCGAGAAGCTCACCGGCAAGCAGATCCAGCTGAACATCCTCGAGGTCAAGAACCCCGAGGCCGACGCCCAGCTCGTCGCGCAGGGCATCGCCGAGCAGCTCACCGCTCGCGTGGCGTTCCGCCGCGCGATGCGCAAGGGCCTGCAGGGCGCTCAGCGCGCCGGCGCCAAGGGCGTCCGCATCCAGGTCTCCGGCCGCCTCGGCGGCGCCGAGATGAGCCGCTCGGAGTTCTACCGCGAGGGTCGTGTGCCGCTGCACACGCTGCGCGCGAACATCGACTACGGCTTCTACGAGGCGAAGACCACCTTCGGCCGCATCGGCGTGAAGGTCTGGATCTACAAGGGCGACCTCACCAACAAGGAGCTCGCTCGCGAGCAGGCCAACGCGCCGAAGTCGGACCGTCGTCGTGACGACCGTCGCGGCGGCCCGCGTGGCGACCGCGGCGAGCGTGGCGGCGACCGCCGCAACGAGGCCCCCGTGGCAGAAGGAGCGTCGGCGTAA
- the rplV gene encoding 50S ribosomal protein L22 codes for MVESIARVRHIRVTPQKARRVVALIKGKQAEEALAILKFAPQGASEPIYKLVAAAIANARVKADKDGEYLDEQDLYVKNAYVDEGTTLKRFQPRAQGRAFQIKKRTSHITVVLSTPEVAETAPAAKSKKASK; via the coding sequence ATGGTGGAGTCCATCGCACGCGTGCGACACATCCGCGTGACCCCTCAGAAGGCTCGTCGTGTCGTTGCGCTCATCAAGGGCAAGCAGGCTGAGGAGGCCCTGGCCATCCTCAAGTTCGCACCGCAGGGTGCGAGCGAGCCGATCTACAAGCTCGTCGCCGCCGCGATCGCGAACGCTCGCGTGAAGGCCGACAAGGACGGCGAGTACCTGGACGAGCAGGACCTGTACGTGAAGAACGCGTACGTCGACGAGGGCACGACGCTCAAGCGTTTCCAGCCCCGCGCGCAGGGTCGTGCCTTCCAGATCAAGAAGCGCACCAGCCACATCACCGTCGTGCTCTCGACCCCCGAGGTCGCGGAGACGGCGCCGGCTGCCAAGAGCAAGAAGGCGAGCAAGTAA
- the rpsS gene encoding 30S ribosomal protein S19: protein MPRSLKKGPFVDEHLLRKVVVQNEAGTKNVIKTWSRRSMIIPAMLGHTIAVHDGRKHIPVFVSETMVGHKLGEFAPTRTFRGHVKDDKKGRRR from the coding sequence ATGCCTCGCAGCCTTAAGAAGGGCCCCTTCGTCGACGAGCACCTGCTTCGCAAGGTCGTCGTCCAGAACGAAGCCGGCACCAAGAACGTCATCAAGACCTGGTCGCGCCGTTCGATGATCATCCCGGCCATGCTGGGTCACACCATCGCCGTGCACGACGGACGCAAGCACATCCCCGTGTTCGTGTCCGAGACCATGGTCGGCCACAAGCTGGGCGAGTTCGCGCCCACCCGCACCTTCCGCGGCCACGTGAAGGACGACAAGAAGGGCCGCCGCCGCTGA